One uncultured Caproiciproducens sp. DNA segment encodes these proteins:
- the rbfA gene encoding 30S ribosome-binding factor RbfA, which produces MASHRMGRTTEDIKRELTAVFRELKDPRVQGLISIVRVDVTSDLSYCTVFVSAMEGIEQAKKAVIGLKSASGFIRHELGARLELRHVPELTFKATDSIEYSANISRMLNDLRSDKKDD; this is translated from the coding sequence ATGGCCAGCCACAGAATGGGACGCACTACCGAAGATATCAAAAGAGAACTGACGGCGGTATTCCGCGAGCTCAAAGACCCGCGGGTACAGGGGCTGATCAGCATTGTCAGGGTAGACGTTACGAGTGATTTATCTTACTGCACCGTTTTTGTCAGCGCAATGGAGGGCATTGAGCAAGCGAAAAAAGCCGTTATCGGACTGAAATCCGCCTCCGGCTTCATCCGCCATGAGCTTGGCGCCCGTCTGGAGCTCAGGCATGTGCCCGAGCTCACCTTTAAGGCCACTGACTCCATCGAATACAGTGCGAATATTTCGCGGATGCTCAATGACCTAAGGAGTGATAAAAAAGATGATTAG